The Gemmatimonadota bacterium DNA segment AGCAGAATCAGCACCTGCTCTTCCTGCTCGTCGGCCAGCCAGAGTACGGGCGTGGCGTGCAGGGGATAGGGAGGCCCCACATCATATACCTTGAGACGAATCATGTGTGCAGTCTTTCTACCGGACCGGGATAAGCCTGGTTCTTTGTCGCGGGCGACCACATGCGAGATGACGGGATTACGCGGACTGAAAGGGGTCAGTCCGCCTGTAGATACAATCGTCATCGTAGTGGAAGTTTGGTATACGGGTATAATAAACCGGGCGCTCAAAACAGGTCAAGACAAAATGAGCCGGCGGTCGTGATTTTCGGCTGCCGGGTGTTTCCGGTCATCCGGATGGACGCTTCCGGTCATCCGGTGCTCGAACTTCCCCGCTGGGCGAGAAAGGCGCGGCGCACGCGGGTGAAGAAGGCGAGTGCCGCTTCCGTGCGGTAGTCCCGGTAGGTCCAGGGCAGCGGAGTAAACTCGCCCCGGGTGTACAGCAGCGTCACCTCGCCAAATATCCCCTTCCCGATGTATATACGATGGCTGTAGTTCTTGGTGGTCGCCAGGACGAGCTGGCCGCCGTTGACGTAGCCCGGATCGATGTTCAGTCCCCGTCCGGGCAGGCCGTCGGGTCGGGCCAGGCCGGCTTCCAGGTCGTTGCACGCGCGCTTTATCTCCACGAGGTCCTCCGGGTTCACGAGCGGCCCGAATCCGAGGAACTGCTTGACCAGTCCGGCCCCCATTTCCCGCTCGTAGTAGGATGAGAAGGAAAAGTCGAATACCGGACCGGTCAGTTCCAATGCGCCGAACCGACCGGCCAGGAGCTCTCGGCCCTCCGCCAGCTTCGTTTCGTCCTGTCCCATGATCGCGCATACCAGCTTCACGGATTCGGGTTCTGCGGGCGTACCCAAGGTCTAGTCGCTCTCCATGTTACGCGTTTGTCTCATTGCCACGGGGAGTGCCGGCCTGTATATTTACTCGCCATTCGGCCCATCGCCCGACAGGAAACAGATACCGGTTCGGGGTGGTCGCTGTCAACGCTAAACAGGCACGGACCGGCAGTACGACAGGAGCACAAATGAATCTCGAACGGTTTTCACTCAAGGACAGGGTCGCCATTGTAACCGGCGCGGGAACGGGCATCGGCCAGGGGATCGCGACGGCCATGGCCGAATCGGGTGGCCGGGTCGTCCTGGCGGGCCGGACCCGCTCCAGGCTCGAGGAGACCGCTGAGAACATCAGGACGATCGGCGGCGAAGCGCTGGTCGTGGATACGGACGTATCGGACCGGGACGGCCGTGCATACCTGGTGGCAACGACGCTGGAAACCTGGAACCAGATCGATATCCTGGTCAACAACGCGGGGGTGAACGTGCGCACCCCGCCGGAGGACTACCGCGAGGAGGACTGGGACCGGATCGTGGACACCAACCTGAAGGGCACCTTCTTCCTCACCCAACTCGCGGCCCGTCACATGATCAAGCGGAAGTACGGCAAGATCATCCAGATCGCATCATTGGCCGCCATTACGGGCATTCCCCATATCCCCGCCTACACCGCCGCCAAGGGCGGTATCGCTTCCATGACCTACCAACTGGCCATCGACTGGGCCCCGTACAACATCAACATCAATTCCATCTGTCCGGGATACATCCGGACGCCACTGACCCGGCCCGTCGAAGAAAGCGAGCGGGGTGCCTACATCCTGAACCGCGTGCCGGCCGGGCGCTGGGGCGAACCGGAGGACATCGCCGGCACCGCCGTGTTCCTGGCCGCTCCGGCCTCGGATTTCCTCACGGGACAACTGATCGTGGTAGACGGCGGATGGATGGCCGGCGGCTAGCCGGCGGCCAGCAGGCAGATCGTCGCGGAGGCACTCGCCTGGATCGGTCGCCCGCCTCGATCGGGGCGCCGGCCCGTCCGCGGACCGCTGCCGTCACCCGGCGGCCTCCGCCTGGCTCACCCGGCCCGTACCCGGGCGGGGCACCGTGATGAAACCGGTGGCCACCAGGGTCAGGACGGCGACGACCGCCGCACCGATAAAGACGTACTGGTAGCCGTAGATGACCCAGACCAGACCGCCCAGGGTGGGAATGGACATGGACACCGCGTGGTCGATGGTGACGCCCAGGGACAGGGTCGCGGTGAGATCGTCCCTCTTGACGACGATTTTGCTGGCATAGGTGGTCCGCGCGATACTGACGTTGAACAGGACCAGGTCGAGCACGAAGCTGGCATAGATGAGATCCACCGCCCACGCCCCCAGCCCCATTTCAGCGGCGAAACCGTAGCCCACGCAGACGCCGATGAGCAGCACCGCGTCGATCATCAGCACCAGGCGCTCCCCGAACCGGTCGATCAGCTTGCCCAGCTGCGGCGCGAAGAACACGCCGATGACGGATGCGACCAGGTGGAGCGAGGCGATGGTGGATACCGGTTTGTCGAAAATACTGATCAGTACCCACGGACCAAAGGTGATGAAGATCTGCTTCCGCGCGCCGAAGAGGATGTTCAGCAGGTAGAACAGGGTGTACCGCTTCCGCATGATGAAGGTGGGGCGGTTGCCCGTGTGTCCCTCGATAGGACGCATCGCCAGGTAGCAGTAGACGCCTCCCAGGGCTACCAGCGCGGCAAGGGCGAAAACGGGCAGGTAGCCGAATGAGGTGCCGCCCAGTCCCATCCAGAGCAGGATGCTGCCCAGGATGGCGGCGCCGGTCTGGATGCCGCTCAGGCGCCCGAGCATGGTGGCACCCCGTCCTTCACGGGCCAGCCGAAGGGCGATCGTCCGGGTCACGGGCATCTGCAGGTGCATACCGATGCTCCAGATGATCATGGAAACGAGCATCAACCCGTACAGATCGCCGTAGATGCCGAGTCCCAGGAACCCCACGGCCATCAGCGCCATGGAGAGGGCGGCCATCTTCAGTTCCGACCAGAAGAAGAGGATGCCGGCGAAGGCGGCGACGAGGAAACCGGGCAGTTCGCGGGGAAACTCGAGCTCGCCGCGGCTCATCGCGTCCATCTTGTAGGTGTCGCTGAGGAAGTTGTTGAAGCTTATTTCACCCAGCCCCATCGAAAGACCCATGCTGACCGCGCCAAGTACGAAGAGGATGAGTTGACGGTCGGCGGATCTGATCCAGGAAAGCAAGTGGGGCTCCCGTCTAGGGCAGATCGAACTTCTTCAGTTCGTCCCGTATTTCGGCGGCTCGTTCGA contains these protein-coding regions:
- a CDS encoding DUF4416 family protein, with the protein product MGTPAEPESVKLVCAIMGQDETKLAEGRELLAGRFGALELTGPVFDFSFSSYYEREMGAGLVKQFLGFGPLVNPEDLVEIKRACNDLEAGLARPDGLPGRGLNIDPGYVNGGQLVLATTKNYSHRIYIGKGIFGEVTLLYTRGEFTPLPWTYRDYRTEAALAFFTRVRRAFLAQRGSSSTG
- a CDS encoding glucose 1-dehydrogenase, whose amino-acid sequence is MNLERFSLKDRVAIVTGAGTGIGQGIATAMAESGGRVVLAGRTRSRLEETAENIRTIGGEALVVDTDVSDRDGRAYLVATTLETWNQIDILVNNAGVNVRTPPEDYREEDWDRIVDTNLKGTFFLTQLAARHMIKRKYGKIIQIASLAAITGIPHIPAYTAAKGGIASMTYQLAIDWAPYNININSICPGYIRTPLTRPVEESERGAYILNRVPAGRWGEPEDIAGTAVFLAAPASDFLTGQLIVVDGGWMAGG
- a CDS encoding MFS transporter, whose protein sequence is MLSWIRSADRQLILFVLGAVSMGLSMGLGEISFNNFLSDTYKMDAMSRGELEFPRELPGFLVAAFAGILFFWSELKMAALSMALMAVGFLGLGIYGDLYGLMLVSMIIWSIGMHLQMPVTRTIALRLAREGRGATMLGRLSGIQTGAAILGSILLWMGLGGTSFGYLPVFALAALVALGGVYCYLAMRPIEGHTGNRPTFIMRKRYTLFYLLNILFGARKQIFITFGPWVLISIFDKPVSTIASLHLVASVIGVFFAPQLGKLIDRFGERLVLMIDAVLLIGVCVGYGFAAEMGLGAWAVDLIYASFVLDLVLFNVSIARTTYASKIVVKRDDLTATLSLGVTIDHAVSMSIPTLGGLVWVIYGYQYVFIGAAVVAVLTLVATGFITVPRPGTGRVSQAEAAG